From Rhodothermales bacterium:
CCGAGGCGCTGTGCCGGCTGCTCGGCATCGCCCCGCCGACGGCCGCCTCGTCGCCGGAAAGCGGGTTGCTGATCCACGTGTCGCCGCCGTCCGCTCATACCCCCTGGTGCCGGGCGCGGATCGACGCCGGCGGGAACGGGGAGGTGACTTCCACCGAGCCGGCGCTGCTGTACGCGTTTGTCCACCTCCTGGTCGACGGGCTGACCGAGGCGCACCGGAGCCGGCTCGGCGAGGGGCTCCTGCTCGAATCCTCCTTCGCCTGGAATCGGCCGTTGTACGACTCCGTCCTTACCCAGGTCGCCCGCACCGTGCGCGACTTCGACGAGGCCTCGTACATCGAGCAACTCGCCCGCGCCGGCTTCACCCATCTCGAAGCCAACGGCCTCGCCTCCACGATGCCCTACGAACCGGGGGTGTCGACCGAGTTCTACCGCGCTTTTTATTCATACGGCCCCGGGCTGCTGCAATTCGTCGACTCCGACCTCTCGCGCGGCCTGTACGACCGATCGTATGTCCGCGCCAACCTTGAACGGCTGAAGCGGGTCGCGGCCGAAGGGCTGAAATACGGCCTCAAGCCCGGACTGCTCTGTTACGAGCCGCGCGCCATGCCCGAGCCGTTTTTCCAGCGGCACCCGTACCTGCGAGGGGCGCGGGTGGATCACCCGTTCCGGTCGCATGTGCCCCGCTACACCCTCGCGCAGGACCACCCGGTCTCGCGCGAGCACTACAGGCAGCTCATCCACAACCTCATGCGCGAGGTGCCCGAGCTCGCGTACCTGTCCGTCTGGACCAACGACAGCGGCGCCGGCTTCGAGCACACGAGCTCGCTGTACGTTGGCCGCAACGGCGGGCCGTACCTCATCCGGGAGTGGCGGACGCACGATGCCATCGCCCGCGCCGCCGGCGAAAGCGCCGTCCGCTGGATGCGGCTGCTGCAGGAAACCGCCGCCGAGGTCAACCCCGACTTCGTCGTCAGCCTCCGGATCGATGCCTTCCGCGACGAGCACGACCACATCACGGCCGCGATGGACAAACACCTCTCCGTCGAGGGGCCGTCGCTGCTGGTGAAGGGGTACGACATGCCGTATCGTCACCCGAGGTACCCGGATCAGGAAGGCGTAGCCGGCACGATCTTCCACACGGAGATGGACCCGCGGGAGGCGACCGCGCTGGCCCGATACCGGGGCGAAGGGATCGAACCCTCGGTGTCGTATTCCCCGGGCTCCAGCTTCAACATGGAGCCGCTGCTCGGCACCCCCTTTCCCCGCACGCTCCACGGCAAGCTCATGAGCCTGCGTGAAACCGGCATCACCCGCGTCAGCGCCCACGGGGGGCTGCTGCATCTGGATAAAACGCCCTACTGGCCGCACCCGGCCGTCATCCAGCAGGCCCAGCTCAACCCCGAACGACCCATCGACGACATCCTCCTCGAACTCGCCCGAACATGGGCCGGCGAGGCGCGCGCCGGCGACCTCGTGGCCGCGTGGGATGCGATCGACGAGGCCGTTTCCTGGACGCCGTTTATCTATCTGTACAGCTTTTTTGGATTCGTCTGGTACCGCGCCTGGATCCGGCCGCTCGTCCCCAATCTCGAGGCCGTGCCCGAGGCCGAGCGGCGGTATTACGAGGACTTCATCGTCACCGTCAAAAACAACCCGAACAACGTAGACCTCAGCCGGGACGTCATGTTCACCCTGATGACGCCGGCCCAGGCCGCCGCCAACCGACAGGGATTCGACACCCACGTCTTCCCCCGGCTCGACGCCATCGAAGCCACCCTCGCGCCGCTGGCCGGCGAGCCGGTTTTCCGGGACCTGCTCGTCCGTGTCCGCGCCCTGCGCGCCTGGACAACCGCCCAACGCAACGTCTGCGCCTGGACGGAGGGCGTGTACGGGTATCTGGGGACGAGCGACCCGGCGGAGCGGGCGCGCCATCGCGCGGCGCTGCAGGAAATGATGGATCTGGATATCCAGAATACCCGCCTCCTGCTCGCGCTGTGGGAACAGCAGGAGACCGAGTGGATACTCGTGTCCGCTGCCGGCGAGACGACGTTTGTGTTCGGCCCCAACCTGGGCGATCACCTGCAGCGCAAAATCGAGCTCACCGAACGGTATCGGGATGCCGAGCCGTACATCGACCCGGATGTTTTGTGGAGGATTTGATACGGGGACGTGCTTAATCGAGACGATTCAGGGACACGATGTATCGTGTCCATACAAGGCCTCGGCTTACCATCGCGCCTGAAATGTTACACGTACCCCCGCCGCTGCGCGGCGCCGATCCCGACTCGTTTGCCCGCTCGACGGTGACGTCCCGCATGCCCGCCCTCGCGCGGCGCGCGCGGCTCAACCCGGAGGTGCCGGCAGCCGCGCACCCGGCTATCGAAGCCCTTGCGGCCGAGTTGCCCCATGCCCCGATCCGGCATCTGGACGATCCCCACGCCCCCGACCTGGCCGGCTGGCGCAGCCTCGTCGATCCCCACGCCGGCGCCAGCTGGCTGGAAGTGCCCTGGCTGTTCGCCGAATTTTACCTCTTCCGGCGCGTGCTGGAGGCGACCGGATTTTTTGGGGATGGACCCGGCGCCGGCGTCGACCCGTACGGCCCCGACAAAGAGGCCAGCCTCGCCATCGCCGAAGCGCCTCTCCGCGCCCTCGCCGAGGCCGGCTTACTCGAATCGCCGCCCACCGCCGAGACGCTGCGGAGCCTCCTGAAAGCCTCCCTCTGGGGCAATCAGGCGGATCTCAGCCTGTGGCAGGCCGGCGAAGGGCCGGGTCACGAACTGATCGACCGGGATAAGCAACTACTCGCCGACGACACCGGCGCCGTCGCCGCCTGGCTGGCGGCCGCGGGTGGGAGGCTCGACATGGGCGTCGTGGTCGACAACGCCGGCGAGGAGTTCACGATGGACCTCGCCCTCGTCGACGCCCTGCTGCGGCTCCCGCCCGGAGGCCGCGTCACGCTCCACGTCAAAGCCTTCCCGACCTATGTCTCCGACGTCACCCCCCGCGACGTAGACGACACCCTCGCGGCGTTCCGCGCCTCGGCCGCGCCCCACACCCGCCGGCTCGCGGCCCGCCTCGATGCCGCGCTGGCGGCGGGTCGGCTGCTCATCCAACCGGATCCCGTCTGGGCGCAACCCCATCCCTTCCGCCGGCTGCCCGACGGGGCCCGCGCCACCCTCGGCCGGCATGACTTTCTGATTTTTAAGGGCGACGCCAACTACCGGCGGTTGCTGGACGACAGCCACTGGCCAGCCACCACCCCGTTCGCATCCATCGTCGCCTACTTCGACACCCCGCTGCTCGCGCTACGCACCTGCAAAGCCGAGGTGATCGCCGGCCTCGACGCACAACAGATCGCCAGGCTTCACGCCCTGGATCCGCACTGGAAGATAAACGGTCGCTGGGCCGTCGCGCAGGCGCACGGGATTCCAGGGAGATGAGCCCCCTCCCGCCGCTGGCGCATCCCGCATTGCTCGAAAAGAGCCGGCCGGATGACGCCGAACCTACCGTCTGATTGTGGGGCTTTTCCGGTATCTTCCTGGCACATCGCTGTACGCATGCACGGTCGTGCGCCGGCGATTGTTATGCCTTTTCCGCGGCGTCCGTTCTGCCGCGCGACGGCTCCGTGACGACATCCCAGGGAGCCGGGACTCCCCCCATTTCTTACCGGCAATACCCCGATTTCAGGCCGGATTTCAGCAATAATCGCTTGCGAGCCGCGCCCCCGTGCTGGATCGTTTCCGTGTCGCGAAGCCTCCATTCGCCGCGATCCTGCCGTGCCGCATCGTCTCCTGCGAATGAAACCGCCCGTTGCCTGTGGCGGCGCTGTTTTTTTTCAACTGTACTACGTGATACCCAATGAAGAAGAGCGTTGATTTTTACTGGACCCAACGTATTATCGACCTCTTGATGAAAATCGCCGGGGTTATCGTCACCTCGGCGGCTACGATCGAAGTCGCGAGCGACGCCTTTCGGAACATCGAAGAGCCATGGCTCACCGTGATCCGGGTCGGTGCGCTCATGCTGGTTGAAGGCGCGTTTATCGTCTCCTGGCTGGCCATCGACACGCAGCACAACGCCCCGATGCCGATGAAAATCGCCTGGGCGGTGACGCTGATCGTGATCTATGTCGCCCTGCTGGTCATCGCCCTGGAGCACGGCGAAGGCGCCGCCGGCTGGGCGTTCCGCTTCGTGCTGGCCGTCATGATCGGCCGAAGCATCTACGAGGCCGGGATGTACGAGCTGCTCAAGAACCACAAAAAGGCCGAGCGGGACATCCGCAGCAGCTTTGTGGTGCGCCGCGTGGGCCGGCAGTTGGCCAAGAAAGACGCCATCAAGGGGCTCAACATGGAGAGCCTCCAGTCCAACTACGCCCGCGAGCTCGGCAGCGAGGTCTCCCGCGCCAAGCTCGAGGCCGAACACGAGGCCGCGCTGATCGACGTCAAGCTGATGCGCGAACGGCTCCTGGCCAGCGTTCACGCCAAGGACAACCTGGCGCGCAAGAAATTCCAGGCTCAACTCGCCGCCGAAAACAAACATACCCAGTATCAGCTCGACTCGGCAAAAAACGGCTCACTTGTCGCCCACACGCCGTCCACCAACGGCAACGCGCCGCACACGAACGGCCAGGCGCAGGCAGATGCATCACACGAAGCCGGCGGCGATCACGAAACCGACGAGAACCTCGCCAACAAAAAGGATCGGCTGAAGGATATGCTCCTGTGGGCCCTCATGGAGAACCCGAACCTCTCCAAACAAGCCCTCAGCGCTCACGTCGGCGCCTCACCCGGCACGATCCGCAAATACCTCGACGAACTGCTCGACGAAGGCAAACTCCGCACGACCAACAAGACCCGCTCGGGCTTCACGGTCGTCCAGGGGGATGCGATGATGAATTGATTGGTTGCAGGTTGGCAAGTTGCAGGTTGGCAGGTTGTCTCTCCCTGAAGAACCTGCCAACCTGCAACCTGTCAACCTGCCAACCACTTATTGCCCCAGCGATAACAGATTCGCGAACACCCGGTACGCCCCCGGCACATTAAACGGGGCCTGCCGGTGGATGGCGTAGGCGAAGTAGGTAAACCGGCCCGAGCCGTATTGGGCTGTCAGCCAGCCGCCGTCCTGCGGGGGTTGGCCAGCGTCGTTGGAGCGAATGAGGGGGGTGTAGGCGGGGTCCCAGCTGGCGAAGAACTTGGAGCCGCGCTGCTCGATCCACCCGTCGAAATCCGCCGGCGTGATCCGGTTGGGGCCGGCGAACACCGGGTGGTCCGGCGCGAGGATCGTCACCGCCGCATCTTCCTCGGACACCTCCTCCGCGTTCTGCGGCAGGGAGGCAGGGAACGGCGCCTGGTCCTCGGGCCGGTACTCAGGCGTCTGGTACAGTACCACGAGGTGCCCACCCTCCCGGGCAAAATCTAGTAGCCGGCGGTTGTTCGCGATCAGATCCGCCCGCACGGCATACGCCCGCGTGCCGACGACGATCGCGTCGTAGCCCGACAGGTCGCCGCCGGCGAGGTCGGCCTCCTCCAGCAGCGTCACCGACCCACCCAGCTGCTCGATGGCCGACGGCACCTCATCCCCCACACCCATCACGTAGCCTACCGCCAGCCCCTCCGTCATCCGCACATCCACCCCGCGTACATCGACCACCGCCGGCCGGTACAGGTAGCGCGTCTCCCACGCCGGCCGGGTGACGACGTCGTAGCCCTCGGTGTAGGTTCGCCCTTCGCTCTCTAGCGTGGCCTCGAGCGTGTAGGATCGGGCCTGAAGCTGATCGGGCATCACGGTGAACGTAAACGCCGCGCGCTCGCCGTCTTTGCCGAGCGCCACCGGGTGGGCGGCCGGCTCGGCGCGCCAGCCGGCCGGCATCGCGAGGCGAAGCTCGCCGCTGGCGGCGGATGGCTGGTTGTTCTGGACCTCGATGCGGACATCAAACGGCGCGACCTGACCGGTCAGCGGCACCATCCGGCTGGCGGGGGCCGACTGGACCGAAAACGTCGGCACGACGCTCAACTCCCGCATCACATACCCTTCCGGCAGCCGCGACTCGCGCGTGCTTACGGTTTCGACGAGGCGGAAGGGCACGCCGAACACCTCGTAGGCGGCGACGACCAGGAGGGCGGATCGCGACGCTGGAAGCGTCCTGTCGGGGGTTTCGGTAACGCTGTATCGGTTCTGGGCGATCGAGGGGCGGGCGAAATAGGGCCGGGAGACCGCGCCGTCGGGCGGGACGGTGGTCGTGAAGGTCTGCGCCACCGGCTTGTTGCCAACCAGCGCGGCGCCGGCGGCATCCGGGGCCTCGGCCTGCCAGCCGGGGCCGCCGTCGAGCGACAGGGTATGGAGGCGAACGGGGATTGTGGTGGGATTGACCAGCTGGACATCCACCCGGAGCGCCTGCCCGGGCACCGCGGCGCCCATCGTGGGAAGAGGCGCCCAGGGGCTGGCGGAGACCTGCGTCGCCGCCGGCATCGCGATGGCCTCCAACCGGAGGCCCAGCGCGGCCTGGACAGCGTCCTCGATCTGCCGTGCCTTGATACGGAGCATAAACGCGGCCTCGGAGTCGTCGTCCAGGTTGGCGATGAGCTGGCGGATCGTACGCGCCGCCTGCGCCAGGGGCTCAACCACACCGGAAGGATCGGCGACGTTGAAGCGCCGGACAGCCTCGTCGATGCGGCCGGCGGCGGCGCGGAGGGCGTCCCGCGCGCCGTCTTCGGCCGGCTCACCCGTGAGGTCGAACAGGCCGGAGAGGGTGACATCGAGTCCATCGAAAAATCCCGCTTCCGCGCCGGCGGCCGGGGCGTCGAGGCGCTCGTAGTAGCTCAATGCGGGGCCAAACGATACGCGCGATCGCCCGCTCGTCTGCGATTTCTGGAGGCTGAGGCCGTGGTAGCCGAAGTTGTTGTACGTCTCCCCGAGCCACGGGCTGACGGCGCCGGGGTCCACCGTTACGTTCCACCGCTCGGACTCCCGAATGCCGCCGCGGTAGAGTTTGCGGACCGTCCATGGCCGGAGGCCTTCTTGTGAGATCTGCTCGGGAAACGCCGTAGGGTCGCCGGCGAGGCGAACGGCGTCCGGCGTGATGCCGCCGGCGGCCTGGTGGTTGCCGTGGCCGTCGCGCTCGGATCCGTGGAAGCGGGAGATGACGACGAGCGGCCGGTTGATGCGGATGATGCGCACCAGCTCTTCGAGGACCGTCTCGCGCCCCCAGTTGGCGATCGACTCGTCGAGGGTTTTGGAGTAGCCGTAGTCGGTGAGCGAGGTAAAATACTGATCGTCGAGCCCGTAGTACCGGCCCGATAGCAACAGCTCCTCGG
This genomic window contains:
- a CDS encoding damage-control phosphatase ARMT1 family protein, with the protein product MLHVPPPLRGADPDSFARSTVTSRMPALARRARLNPEVPAAAHPAIEALAAELPHAPIRHLDDPHAPDLAGWRSLVDPHAGASWLEVPWLFAEFYLFRRVLEATGFFGDGPGAGVDPYGPDKEASLAIAEAPLRALAEAGLLESPPTAETLRSLLKASLWGNQADLSLWQAGEGPGHELIDRDKQLLADDTGAVAAWLAAAGGRLDMGVVVDNAGEEFTMDLALVDALLRLPPGGRVTLHVKAFPTYVSDVTPRDVDDTLAAFRASAAPHTRRLAARLDAALAAGRLLIQPDPVWAQPHPFRRLPDGARATLGRHDFLIFKGDANYRRLLDDSHWPATTPFASIVAYFDTPLLALRTCKAEVIAGLDAQQIARLHALDPHWKINGRWAVAQAHGIPGR
- a CDS encoding winged helix-turn-helix domain-containing protein, translating into MKKSVDFYWTQRIIDLLMKIAGVIVTSAATIEVASDAFRNIEEPWLTVIRVGALMLVEGAFIVSWLAIDTQHNAPMPMKIAWAVTLIVIYVALLVIALEHGEGAAGWAFRFVLAVMIGRSIYEAGMYELLKNHKKAERDIRSSFVVRRVGRQLAKKDAIKGLNMESLQSNYARELGSEVSRAKLEAEHEAALIDVKLMRERLLASVHAKDNLARKKFQAQLAAENKHTQYQLDSAKNGSLVAHTPSTNGNAPHTNGQAQADASHEAGGDHETDENLANKKDRLKDMLLWALMENPNLSKQALSAHVGASPGTIRKYLDELLDEGKLRTTNKTRSGFTVVQGDAMMN
- a CDS encoding PIG-L family deacetylase, whose protein sequence is MSLIALLLVLLIATPALAQPYTPAPDRVLTRLADRDLPQDQGAAGLYQRLLKLRTTASAMHTTAHPDDEHAGLLSLLSRGQGVRLALATLNRGEAGANAIGPELFDALGLIRTEELLLSGRYYGLDDQYFTSLTDYGYSKTLDESIANWGRETVLEELVRIIRINRPLVVISRFHGSERDGHGNHQAAGGITPDAVRLAGDPTAFPEQISQEGLRPWTVRKLYRGGIRESERWNVTVDPGAVSPWLGETYNNFGYHGLSLQKSQTSGRSRVSFGPALSYYERLDAPAAGAEAGFFDGLDVTLSGLFDLTGEPAEDGARDALRAAAGRIDEAVRRFNVADPSGVVEPLAQAARTIRQLIANLDDDSEAAFMLRIKARQIEDAVQAALGLRLEAIAMPAATQVSASPWAPLPTMGAAVPGQALRVDVQLVNPTTIPVRLHTLSLDGGPGWQAEAPDAAGAALVGNKPVAQTFTTTVPPDGAVSRPYFARPSIAQNRYSVTETPDRTLPASRSALLVVAAYEVFGVPFRLVETVSTRESRLPEGYVMRELSVVPTFSVQSAPASRMVPLTGQVAPFDVRIEVQNNQPSAASGELRLAMPAGWRAEPAAHPVALGKDGERAAFTFTVMPDQLQARSYTLEATLESEGRTYTEGYDVVTRPAWETRYLYRPAVVDVRGVDVRMTEGLAVGYVMGVGDEVPSAIEQLGGSVTLLEEADLAGGDLSGYDAIVVGTRAYAVRADLIANNRRLLDFAREGGHLVVLYQTPEYRPEDQAPFPASLPQNAEEVSEEDAAVTILAPDHPVFAGPNRITPADFDGWIEQRGSKFFASWDPAYTPLIRSNDAGQPPQDGGWLTAQYGSGRFTYFAYAIHRQAPFNVPGAYRVFANLLSLGQ